In Pseudomonas flavescens, the sequence GCCTTTTCGTAGATGGCCAGGTCGGTGATGAAACGCAGGATCAGGGCGGCGTCTTCGCGTACCGCGGGGCGAATGTTGAGTGGCATCTGGTGCTTCCGCAAGAGTGAATGGGGTTATCGAATGGGGACGTCAGCCGGCACGCTGCTCAGAAAGCGTTCGATGGCCTGGCGTGAATCCAGGCGCAGGTAACGACGATGAGCCGGGGCGTTGCGCATTTCCTCGCCGTAACGCTGGCGATAGGTCGCGTGGCGTGTCCAGGCCCAGGCGAGGATCGACTGCTCGGGCTTGAGGCTGAACAGGTTGCTCCAGCGCTCACGATTGCCGTTCCACAGGGGCTGACGCAGGGTCAGGCGTCTTAGCGTACGCGGAATCAGCTGGCGCATTACCGCCGCTCGGGGCAGGTCCAGCCAGATCACCGTGTCCGCTCGTGCCAGAATTTGTGGGCGCACGGCCGAGTAGTTGCCCTCCACGACCCAGCCGTCACCTTGCAGGGCGTCGGCTACGGCGTGCTGGAACTGTTCGGTGGGCAGCGGCTGCCAGCCGGGCTGGTGGAACAGGCCATCCAGCTCGACATGACGGTAGCCCAGGCGCTGCGCCAGGCGGCGCGATAGCGTGGTCTTGCCCGCGCCCGAACAGCCGACCACCGAAATACGTCGGCCGGGTACCCAGGCCTCCATCAGCGCGAAGCGAGCAGGGCTCTGCCGCGCTCCACAGCCAGGCGTACCTGGCGCGGTGCGGTACCGCCGATATGGTCACGGGCGTTCACCGAGCCTTCCAGGGTCAGCACGGCGAACACATCCTGTTCGATCTGATCGCTGAAACGGCGCAGTTCTTCGAGGCTCATCTCGGCCAGATCCTTGCCGCTGTCCACGCCGTACTTCACGGCATGGCCGACGATTTCGTGGCAATCGCGGAATGGCAGGCCCTTGCGCACCAGGTAGTCGGCGAGATCCGTGGCGGTGGAGAAACCACGCAGGGCCGCTTCGCGCATGATGGCGTGCTTGGGCTTGATCGCCGGAATCATGTCGGCGAAGGCACGCAGCGAATCGCGCAAGGTGTCGGCGGCGTCGAACAGCGGTTCCTTGTCTTCCTGATTGTCCTTGTTGTAGGCCAGCGGCTGGCCTTTCATCAGGGTCAACAGGCCGGTCAGGGCGCCGAATACGCGGCCGGTCTTGCCACGCACCAGCTCGGGAACGTCCGGATTCTTCTTCTGCGGCATGATCGAGGAGCCGGTACAGAAGCGATCCGGCAGATCGATGAACTGGAACTGGGCACTGGTCCACAGCACCAGCTCCTCCGAGAAGCGCGACAGGTGCATCATCGCCACGGACGCGGCCGCACAGAATTCGATGGCGAAGTCACGATCCGACACGCCGTCCAGCGAGTTGCCGCCCACGGCGTCGAAGCCGAGCAGTTCGGCGGTTACTTCACGCTGGATCGGGTAGGTGGTGCCCGCCAGTGCGGCGCTGCCCAGGGGCATGCGGTTGGTGCGCTTGCGGCAATCGACCAGGCGCTCGTGATCGCGGCTGAGCATTTCGAACCAGGCCAGCAGGTGGTGGCCGAAAGTCACGGGCTGAGCGGTCTGCAAATGGGTGAAGCCAGGCATGATGGTCTCGGCTTCACGCTCGGCCTGCTCCAGCAGGCCCTGCTGCAGGCGGGTGATTTCAGCGAGGATCAGGTCGATCTCGTCACGCAGCCACAGGCGGATATCGGTGGCCACCTGATCGTTGCGCGAACGGCCGGTGTGCAGCTTCTTGCCGGTCACGCCGATACGGTCGGTCAGGCGCGCCTCGATGTTCATGTGCACGTCTTCCAGGTCGACGCGCCAGTCGAACTGGCCGGCCTCGATTTCGCCCTGGATCTGGGTAAGGCCTTCGATGATCGCGTCGCGCTCGGCGTCGGTCAGTACGCCCGCCTTGGCCAGCATGGTGGCGTGGGCGATGGAGCCCATGATGTCGTGGCGATACAGGCGCTTGTCGAATTCCACCGAGGCGGTGAAACGGGCTACGAAGGCGTCGACGGGCTCGCTGAAGCGGCCGCCCCAGGACTGATTGGTTTTTTCGTTGCTCATGGTCTGACTCGGCTGTATGCAGGTGCGGACGGGCCGGAAGTTTCCGGCACGACGGAAAAGTCCGCTGATGATAACAGACACGTCGGCCTGCGCAGCGGGCTGCTCGAGTGTCGTCTGGATCACATTTTCTCCCGCCAGCAGGCATTTCGGTGGGTTATTTCGCCCGCTTGCGATGGGCTCTCTTGCCCGCTTCGAAGCGCGCGCGGAAACTGCGCCGATGGATAAGAATCTGAACATCTCGAAACCCGCGGGGCCCAACGATTTCTTCGTGCCGGAGCTGTGTCAGCCCGAGGCGCTGCTCACCACCGTGCTGCTCGCCGAACTGCTGGTGCTGGTGCTGGTACTCGCCGAGCCGATGCTGCCCGGTTTCGACTGGGGCCGCCTGGCGCTGACTTCGCTGTTCGTGCAGTGGATCGTGCTGCTGTCATCGGCGCTGCTGTGCCGCTTGCGGCCGCTGCTCGCGCGCTTGCAGGCCATGTGGGCAGGGGCGGCCTGCTGCGCCCTGGTCATCGGCCTGACGCTCGGCTGCACGGCGGTAGCCGATTATTACGACCTCGGTGGTCCGTTGCCCCATGACGGCGAAGTGAACCTGTACCTGCGCCATGCCCTGATCAGCATGATCATGTCGGCGTTGCTGCTGCGTTATTTCTATCTGCAGAGCCAGTGGCGACGTCAGGAGCAGGCCGAACTGCGCGCCCGCATCGAATCGTTGCAGGCGAGGATCCGTCCGCATTTCCTGTTCAACAGTTTGAACAGCATCGCAAGCCTGGTTGTCACAGACTCTGTCAGGGCGGAACAGGCCGTGCTGGATCTTTCCGACCTGTTCCGGGCTAGCCTGGCCAGGCCCGGTACCCTCGTAAGCTGGAGTGAGGAACTGGAGCTGGCGCAGAGATACCTGTCGATCGAGCACTACCGGCTCGGCGAGCGACTACAGTTGCAGTGGGAGGTGGATGATGTCCCCGCTGATTTACCCATTCCTCAGCTGACCCTGCAGCCGCTGCTGGAGAATGCATTGATCTACGGTATCCAGCCACGTATCGAAGGGGGACTGGTGCAGATCTCAGCCAATTACATCGATGGTGTGTTCCATCTCAGCGTCAGCAATCCATACGAGGACGGCGGCAAGCCTCTGGCTTCGCGCGGAACCCAACAGGCGCTGGCCAATATCGACGCGCGTCTTGCGGCACTTTTCGGTCCGCAGGCCAGTCTCAGCGTGGAGCGTCGTGATGGCCGTCACTACACCCGTCTTCGCTACCCATGCGCAAGACTCATGCAGGAAGCCAGATCATTATGAATGTCTTGATCGTCGATGACGAACCCCTTGCCCGAGAGCGCTTGAGCCGTATGGTTGCCGCGCTGGAGGGTTATCGTGTTGTCGAGCCCTCTGCGAGCAACGGTGAAGAGGCACTGGCTCTGGTCGAGAGTCTCAAGCCCGACGTGGTGTTGCTCGATATCCGCATGCCCGGCCTCGACGGCCTGCAGGCCGCTGCCCGCCTGTGTGAGCGCGAGGCGCCACCTGCGGTGATCTTCTGTACGGCTCATGACGAGTTCGCCGTGGAGGCGTTCCAGGTCAGCGCCGTGGGCTATCTGGTCAAGCCCGTGCGCCCCGAACTTCTCGAGGACGCGTTGAGAAAGGCCGAGCGCCTGAACCGTGTCCAACTCGCTGCGTTGACCCGCCCTGCCGCAGAAAGCGGCGTCGGTCCGCGCAGTCACATCAGTGCGCGTACTCGCAAGGGTATCGAGCTGATCCCCTTGGATCAGGTCATCTACTTCATCGCCGACCACAAGTACGTGACCTTGCGTCACGAAGGGGGCGAGGTCTTGCTGGACGAGCCGCTGAAGGCGCTGGAAGACGAATTCGGCGATCGTTTCGTGCGTATTCACCGCAATGCGCTGGTGTCGCGTGAGCGCATCGAGCGCTTGCAGCGCACGCCGCTGGGGCATTTTCAGCTCTATCTGAAAGGGCTCAATGGTGATGCGCTGGTGGTCAGTCGTCGTCACGTGGCGGGTGTGCGCAAGATGATGAATCACATCTAGGGCGCGCACCGGGGCGACGGGTCGCACCTGGCTTCGGGCTGGCGACCCGCGAGCCTGTTATCATCGGTGGCAATCGTTTTTCTGGAATTGCCCCATGCCCCGCGAGATTCGCATCGCTACCCGCAAGAGTGCCCTGGCCCTTTGGCAGGCTGAATACGTCAAGGCTCGTCTCGAACAGGCCCACCCAGGGTTGCTGGTGAGCCTGGTGCCGATGGTCAGCCGGGGTGACAAACTGCTCGATGCACCGCTCGCGAAGATTGGTGGCAAGGGGCTGTTCGTCAAGGAGCTGGAGACCGCGCTGCTGGAGGACCAGGCCGATATCGCCGTGCATTCGATGAAGGATGTGCCGATGGACTTTCCCGAGGGCCTCGGGCTGTATTGCATCTGCGAGCGCGAAGACCCGCGCGATGCCTTCGTCTCCAACCACTTCGACAGCCTCGACGCATTGCCCCAGGGCAGCGTGGTCGGCACGTCGAGCCTGCGTCGTCAGGCGCAGTTGCTGGCGCGTCGGCCCGATCTGAAAATCCAGTTTCTGCGTGGCAACGTCAACACCCGCCTGGCCAAGCTGGATGCCGGTGAGTACGACGCCATCATCCTCGCCGCTGCCGGCCTGATTCGCTTGGGTTTCGAGGCACGTATTCGCGATTCCATCGCCATCGAGCACAGCCTGCCTGCTGGTGGTCAAGGTGCGGTCGGTATCGAATGCCGGGTTGGTGATGCCGAGCTGCAAGCCCTGCTGGCCCCGCTCAATCACGTCGAGACCGCGCTGCGAGTCACTGCCGAACGGGCCATGAACAAGCGCCTCAATGGCGGCTGCCAGGTGCCTATCGCCTGCTACGCGATTCTTGAAGGCGAGCAACTGTGGCTGCGCGGTTTGGTCGGCGAGCCGGATGGCAGCAGTTTGCTGCGTGCCGAGCAGCGCGGTGGCGCAGAGGATGCCGAGCGCCTGGGCATCGAGGTAGCCGAAGCGCTCCTTGCCCTGGGGGCTGGCGAAATTCTGCAGGCCATTTACGGCGAGGCTGCTGGCGAGTGAGCGGCTGGCGTCTGCTGCTGACGCGCCCTGAGCAGGAATGTCAGGCGCTCGCTAAGGCGCTCGCCAGTGAGGGCGTCCATGGCGCCTGTCTGCCGCTGCTGAATATCGAGGCGCTGCCGGAGACCCCGGAGCAGAGTGCGCTCATCTGTGACCTGCACCGCTACACTGCGGTCATCGTGGTGAGCAAGCCGGCTGCCCGCTTCGGTCTCGACCTGCTCGATCGCTACTGGCCGCAACCGCTGGCCGATCAGCCCTGGTTCAGCGTGGGAGCGGGAACCGGACAGATTCTCGCCGACTACGGGCTACCGGTAACCTGGCCCGGTGATGGTGATGACAGCGAGGCCCTGCTGGCCTTGCCCGAGCTGCGGGCCGCGCTGCAGTATGCACTGTTTCCTCGGGTATTGATCATTCGTGGCGAGGATGGGCGCACCCTGCTAGCCGAGCAATTGCGGGCTCAGGGCGTCGAGGTCGATTACCTGCCGGTCTATCGGCGAGTGTTGCCGGGTTATCCTGTTGGCACCCTGCAGCGGCTATTTCAGGTGGAACGCTTGAATGGCGTGGCGGTCAGCAGTGGGCAGGGCCTGATGCATCTGCGCCAGCTGGCGGCGGATGACTGGCCGCAGCTGGCGCAACTACCCGTGTTCGTACCCAGTCCGCGAGTCGCCGTCATGGCCCGTGAATTGGGTGCGTCGAATGTTGTGGATTGCCGTGGTGCTGATACCGCGGCGTTGTTGGCGGCCTTGCGTGCGCAGGCTTCGCCCGACTTGTGAAGCAAAGGATGGATACGTGAGCGAAGCGACTACCCCGAAAGAGCAGGAGCAGCCTGCACAACCCGCCCTCGAATCTTCTCCGGCTGCCGGCGAAGCCAGGCCCGCCTCGCGGGGCTCTGCGCTGGCCGCGGTGGCCCTGCTGGTCGGCGCGATAGGCGTTGGTGTCGGTGGCTGGAGTGTCTGGCAACTGCGCGCCTTGCAGACCGACGCCCAGCAACAGTCGGGGCAGCTCGAAGAAGCTCGCAGCCAGACCCAGGCGCTGTCGCAACGTACCAATAGCCTGGACAACCGTTTCGGGCAGTTGCCGACCGTCGAGGAGCTCGAAGAGCGCCGTCGCCTGGTGGCCCAGTTGCAGGGCGATCAGCAATTGCTCAATCAGCGCCTGGAAACCGTGCTGGGCGCCAGCCGCCAGGATTGGCGCCTGGCCGAGGCCGAACATCTGCTGCGTCTCGCCAGTCTGCGCTTGTCCGCTTTGCAGGACACCAACAGCGCGACAGCGCTGGTACAGGCGGCCGACGAGATCCTTCGCGATCAGGATGACCCGGCGGCATTCGCAGCCCGAGAGCAACTGGCCAGGAGCCTCGAAGCCCTGCGTTCGACCGATAACCCTGATCGCACCGGCTTGTTCCTGCAACTGGGCGCTCTCCGCGAGCAGGCATCGCAACTGAACTCGCTGAATCCGAAATTCGTGGCCGATGGTGGTGTGCTCGGCGAGCTGGCTGCAGACAGCGAGCCAGGCACTTGGTGGAGTCACGGTCTGCAGACGTTGTCGCAGTACTTCCGTCTCGATTTCAATGCCGATCAGAACATCCGCCCGCTGCTCGCCGGGCAAAGCCTGACCCAGGTACGCCTGGCGCTGAGTCTTGCGCTCGAGCAGGCGCAATGGGCCGCGCTGCATGGCGAGACCCAGGTCTATCGTCAGGCGCTGCAGCAGGCTGGCGAGGTACTGGACGCCAACTTCAATCGTGACAATCCCGACAGCCGCGCCTTGCGCACGCGGGTGGGCGAGCTGGTCGACAAACCCGTCGAAGTCGAGGTGCCCGAGCTGACTCAATCCCTCAATGCGGTGCAGGCCTACATCGAGCACAAGCAATCGGCCCGTGAGCGTCTCAAGGACGCCCCCACCGATGAGGCAACTGGCAACGAGGAGGGGCGCCCATGAAGCGCGTTTACCTGCTGCTGCTCGCCCTGGTGGTGATCGGTGGTCTGGCGCTGCTTGGCCTGGCCATTTCCGAACACAAGGGCTATGTGCTTTTTGCCTACCAGGGCTTCCGCTACGAGTCGACGCTGTGGGCGTTCGTGCTGCTGATCGTGGCGGTATGGCTGACGCTGTGGCTGCTGCGCCTGGTCGTGCGGGCGCTGTTGACCTCGCTTGGGCTGGTCAATCCCTGGTCACGCCTGCACCGTGAACGCCGTGTGCGCAGTGCCTCGGAACATGGCTTTCAGGAACTGATCGAGGGCCGCTGGGCCAAGGCCCAGACGCATCTGAGCCGCATTGCCCGCAATGAGCCGCGTCCGTTGATTCACTACCTGGGGGCTGCCCGTGCCGCCAACAATCTCGAGCACTACGAGGAAAGTGATGCGCTGCTGGCCGAGGCGCTGGAGCGTCAGCCGAATGCCGAACTGGCCATCGCCCTGACCCATGCCGAGCTGCAGCTGGCGCGTGGGCAAGTGGAGACTGCCCAGGAAACACTGCAAGTGATGCAGGAACGTCATCCGCGAAACCCGCAGGTGCTACGCCAATTGCAGGATCTGTACGTGATGCGCGGCGACTGGCAGGCACTGCTCAAACTGCTGCCGGTGTTGCGCAAGGAGAAGGCGCTGGCGCCTGCCGAGTTGATGATGCTTGAGCGTCGTGCCTGGCGCGAATACCTCACCGGCATAGACCTGAACGCTGCCGATGAAGGCGCGCTGCCCTCTCTGGCCCAGGCCTGGGAACGGCTGTCACCCAACCTGCGCGGCGAACCCGAACTGCTGGCCGTGTATGCCGATCGTCTGCGTGTGCTGGGGGGAGAGCCCGGTGCCGAGGAGTTGCTCAACAAGGCACTGAATCGCGAATACGACAGTCGCCTGGCACGCCTCTACGGACTGCTGCATGGGCGCGATCCGGCCCGCCAACTGCAAGCCGCCGAAGGCTGGCTGAAGCAGCACCCCAATGATGCCGGATTGCTGCTCACCCTTGGCCGCCTGAGCCTGCATAACCAGCTGTGGGGCAAGGCCCGCGACTACTTCGAGAGTAGCCTGACTCTGGAGCGGCATCCGGAAACCTGTGCCGAGCTCGCACGACTGCTCGCGCAACTGGGTGAAGTGGAACGCAGTAACCGCTTGTTTCAGGAAGGCCTCGGCCTGCTCGATCACCGCCTCAGTGGGCAGGCTGTCGGTGTTCCCGCCGTCGCTGCCGCCGAGCCACAGGCCGTGCGCCCTGCAAGCTGAACCGTGAAGACGCGCGCCGGCCCCGCTCCGGCGTTTATGACGAAGCGTCTTGAAGCCTTGGGTGAGGGGGCATACCCTGAGCGAAATGAGTGTTCGGACTGCAATACGAATCATGCTAGTGTCCGGACTCGGCTGCACGTTCAGGGATCAGGCGTGACGCTTTCGTCGTTGTCGGTGCACGAGCATGGCTCACACCAGAGCGGCAGCAGGTGAATGCTGTCGATAGGGCGATCAGCCAACTTCCGATTCGGGGCTCCGACGATTTGCTGAACGATAGTCGTTGCCCGGATGCCTACAGGAAATACCGATAAGGGAGGGAGATCACCATGCTCGAGAGTTGCCAGAATGCACAGGAGCGGTGGGGTGGCGTACACCTGTTGATCGATCGCTGGTTGCAGGAGCGCGCTGAACTGATCAAGGCTTATGCGGCCATCGATGATGTCAGCGACAAGGTGGTGATGCAGCGTTTCTGCGAGATCCTCGTCGACTACGTTTCTGCCGGGCATTTCGAGGTCTACCAGCAGCTTACCGAAGAGGCCCGAGCATTCGGTGACCAGCGCGGTCTCGAGCTGGCCAAGCAGATCTACCCGCGCCTCGAAGTGATCACCGAAGCCGCACTGGCGTTCAATGATCGCTGTGATGAAGGTGATTGTGGCGATGTCGAGGCGGTCAGTGCCGAACTCAAACGCCTCGGGCAGATGCTGCATGAGCGCTTCGAACTCGAAGACTGTCTGATCGAAGTGCTGCACACCGCTCACCAGCAGCAGGCCACCGCCGCCGCTGTATGACGCTCAACGCCGCGCGAGTTCGCGGCGTTTCAGCCTCCTCCGAGTCCGTGTGCGGATGCCCGCTCCGGTTGCTGTACGCATGTGCTTGCAAAGCACCTCTAGCGGGCGCAAATTCACAGGTCTAGTATGGCTTCATCTCATCCGCCAGGAGGCGCGTCATGTCGGCCACGAAAAACGTGAAAAAGAAATCGGTCACCACTCCGCTGCACCTGCTTCAACAGCTTTCCGGAAGTTTGCTCGAGCATCTCGAAAGTGCCTGCTCGCAAGCTTTGGTCGACGCTGAAAAAGTGCTCGCCAAGCTGGAGAAGCAACGCGGTGCTGCACAGGAAAAACTGCACAAGGCTCGCGGCAAACTGCAGGCCTCCGTTGCTGCAGGCAAAGCCAAGGCTCAGTCCAAGGCCAAGTCCGCTGTCAGCGAGCTGGAAGGCGTACTGGACGGCCTGCAGGCCCGTCAGAGCGAAACCCGTCAGTACATCGTGCAGCTCAAGCGTGATGCTCAGGAAAGCCTGAAGCTGGCCCAGGGCGTCGGCAAGGTCCGTGAAGCTGCCAGCAAGGTTCTGGCCACTCGCAGCAAGACCCCGGCCAAAGTTGCCGCTGTCAAGCCGGCTTCCAAAGCCGCCGCTAAGCCAACTGTTGCCAAGCCAGCTGCCAAGGCCGCTGCGAAACCTGCCGCTGCCAAAGCCGTCGCTAAACCCGCTGCCACCAAGCCTGCTGCCAAAGCCGCCGCGAAACCTGCTGCCGCCAAGCCAGCCGCTAAAGCTACTGCGAAACCTGCTGCTGCCAAGCCAGTCGCTAAAGCTGCTGCGAAACCTGCTGCCGCCAAGCCAGCCGCTAAAGCTACTGCGAAACCTGCTGCTGCCAAGCCAGTCGCTAAAGCTGCTGCGAAACCTGCTGCCGCCAAGCCAGCCGCTAAAGCTGCTGCAAAACCTGCTGCCGCCAAGCCAGCCGCTAAAGCTGCTGCGAAACCTGCTGCTGCCAAGCCAGCCGCTAAAGCTGCTGCGAAACCTGCTGCTGCCAAGCCAGCCGCTAAAGCCGCTGCAAAACCTGCTGCCGCCAAGCCAGTTGCTAGCACCGCTGCGAAACCTGTTGCTGCCAAGCCGGCTGCTAAAGCCGCTGCAAAACCTGCTGTAGCCAAGCCGGCTGCAAAACCAGCCGCCAAGCCAGTTGCAAAACCTGCACCAGCAGCCAAGCCTGCACCTGTTGCCAAACCGGCTGCCAAAGCACCGGCGAAACCGGCAGTGGCCAAACCCGCGCCCAAGCCGGCCGTCACTGACAAACCGGCTGCTGCAGCCCCTGCTGCAGGCAAGCCTGCCAGCGAGAGCCCGGTTCCAGCGCCGGCAGCGAGCAATGCCAATGGTGTAACCCCGCCTAGCGCCAGCTGATTCAGCTGCCTGAAAGCCTGCGAGCGCTCCCTCTCTGAGCGTTCGCGGGCTGTCTCCCGCGAGTGCACGGCTCGCATCGATTCACTGTCGCACCCCTTGTCTTGCCTCCCTGCTTTCGACACCTCTCAGCCGCGCCTGCCGGTTGCGAACGTTTCCCTGTTGTCGCTTCCATGTTTCGCAAGCGGCAGGCCACTGGCCTGGATTGGCCATGCCGCGGAACAGCGCGCCAAGAATCGGGTCAATGAAGGAGTCGAGTTGGTCAACAGGCCAGCCGATGGAGTCAGAAACAGAGTGTCCTTCGTGAAGAACAGGGTCGTCGTGAGTATCGAAAGATCGAGCGGGCCCTGGACCCTGGCGTGGCAGGCGCCCCCAACCGGCTCGGCATTCCCGCGCGACAGGCCCCCCAGCCTTGTCTGCTACGCTGGATGAGCTGAGCGCGTTGCTCGAGCACGTCGCGCTTACCCAATAAGGAGAGCAGGATGGCTGTCAAAAAGAAATCCGAGAAACAGACCGGTTCGTGGGTCGGCGAGGTTGAAAAGTACTCGCGGCAGATCTGGTTGGCGGGCTTGGGCGCGTACTCCAAGGTCAGCAAGGACGGCACCAAGCTGTTCGACACGCTGGTCAAGGATGGCGAGAGAGCCGAGAAGGCCGCCAAGAGCGATGCAGGCGAGCAAGCAGAGGCAACGAAGCCTGCCAGATCCCGTGTCGATGAGGTCAAGGACAGGGCAATCGGCAAGTGGGGCGAACTCGAGGAGGCTTTCGACAAACGTCTCAACAGTGCCATCTCGCGCCTGGGCGTGCCGAGTCGCAGCGAGGTCAAGTCGCTCAGCGACAAGGTCGAGTTGTTGACCAGGCAACTGGAGGCATTGACCGGCTCGTCCACGAAGGCAGCGGCCAAACCGGCTGCCAAGTCTGCTGCTGCGAAGCCGTCCAGCAAGCCTGCGGCGAAAGCGCCTGTGAAGCCAGCCGCCAAAGCGACAACGGGCAAAGCTGTCGCGGTGAAGAAGGCGCCTGCTGGCAAAACGGTAGCCGCCAAGCCAGCGGCTGCCAGCAAGAGTTCCGCCAAACCTGCTGCCAAGCCCGCTGCGAAAGCTGCGCCTGAACCTGCTGCCAAGCCGGTACGCAAGCCGGCAGCGAAGAAGCCCGCGGCGGCCAAGCCTGCGCCTGTCAGCACACCGACGCCTGCTGCCTCGCCGGCAACCGCTACAACGCCAGCCTCAGGCAATCAGTCCTGAGGTCGTACGCGGTCACGACAACGCCCGGCCTTGTGCCGGGCGTTTTCGTTGCAGCAGGAAAATAGCTGCGCCAGATCGTTACGGATGACTGCGCCTCAGAGCATCAGGCGCACGACCGACTCATCGGGGTCGCGGGATTTGCCCGCTGCGGCGAGTTCGGCGAGATAGTCACGCCAGAGTTCGTCGTGGCGCAGCGCCAGTTGATGGAGGTAGTCCCAGCTGAACAGGCCACTGTCGTGGCCGTCGTCGAAGGTCAGTTTGAGGGCGTAATTACCGGCAGGCTCGATGCCGATCAGCGCGACATTCAGCTTGCCCGTCTGCAGAATCGGTTTGCCGTGCCCCTGCACCTCAGCCGAAGGCGAATGCACGCGCAGGAACTCGGCCGGCAGCCTGTAGCTATCATTGCCGTATTGCAGTTCCAGCGTGCGGGAAGCCTTGTGCAGCTTGATCGAGGTGGGGATAAGCATTACGCAAGCTCCACGCGGCAGGCTCCAAGCTGCAAGAAGAGCCTGAGTGAAGGGGCTTCTGACTTGCAGCTTGCAGCTTGCAGCTGCTCTTAGAGGATGTAGCGTGACAGGTCTTCGTCCTGAGCCAGCTCGCCGAGGTGGCTGTTGACGTAGGCCGCGTCGATACGGATGACCTCGCCATTCTGCTGGCCGGCCAGATCACCGGCACTGAAGGATACCTCCTCCAGCAGGCGTTCCAGCAGCGTATGCAGGCGACGGGCGCCGATGTTTTCGGTCTTCTCGTTGACCTGCCAGGCGATCTCGGCCAAGCGCTTGATGCCGTCTTCGGCGAACTCCACGCCCAGGCCTTCGGTCTGCAGCAGCGCCACATACTGCTCGGTGAGCGATGCATGGGGCTCGCTGAGGATGCGTTCGAAGTCTTCCGGCGACAGCGCCTTGAGTTCGACACGGATCGGCAGGCGCCCCTGCAGCTCCGGCACCAGATCGCTCGGCTTGCTGAGGTGGAAGGCGCCGGATGCGATGAACAGGATGTGGTCGGTCTTGACCATGCCCAGCTTGGTGTTGACGGTGCAGCCCTCGATCAGCGGCAGCAGATCACGCTGCACACCCTCACGGGAAACGTCGGCACCACCGGCATTGGCGCGCTTGGCCACCTTGTCGATCTCGTCGATGAACACGATGCCGTGCTGCTCGACGGCCTCCAGGGCCTTGGCCTTGAGTTCTTCCTCGTTGACCAGGCGCCCGGCTTCCTCTTCGCGTACCAGCTTGAGGGCGTCCTTGACCTTGAGCTTGCGGCTCTTCTTCTTGCCCTTGCCCATGTTGGAGAACAGGTTCTGCAGCTGGCTGGTCATTTCTTCCATGCCGGGCGGCGTCATGATCTCGATACCGGCAGGGCTGTCGGCCACTTCGATCT encodes:
- a CDS encoding AAA family ATPase, coding for MEAWVPGRRISVVGCSGAGKTTLSRRLAQRLGYRHVELDGLFHQPGWQPLPTEQFQHAVADALQGDGWVVEGNYSAVRPQILARADTVIWLDLPRAAVMRQLIPRTLRRLTLRQPLWNGNRERWSNLFSLKPEQSILAWAWTRHATYRQRYGEEMRNAPAHRRYLRLDSRQAIERFLSSVPADVPIR
- the argH gene encoding argininosuccinate lyase, which translates into the protein MSNEKTNQSWGGRFSEPVDAFVARFTASVEFDKRLYRHDIMGSIAHATMLAKAGVLTDAERDAIIEGLTQIQGEIEAGQFDWRVDLEDVHMNIEARLTDRIGVTGKKLHTGRSRNDQVATDIRLWLRDEIDLILAEITRLQQGLLEQAEREAETIMPGFTHLQTAQPVTFGHHLLAWFEMLSRDHERLVDCRKRTNRMPLGSAALAGTTYPIQREVTAELLGFDAVGGNSLDGVSDRDFAIEFCAAASVAMMHLSRFSEELVLWTSAQFQFIDLPDRFCTGSSIMPQKKNPDVPELVRGKTGRVFGALTGLLTLMKGQPLAYNKDNQEDKEPLFDAADTLRDSLRAFADMIPAIKPKHAIMREAALRGFSTATDLADYLVRKGLPFRDCHEIVGHAVKYGVDSGKDLAEMSLEELRRFSDQIEQDVFAVLTLEGSVNARDHIGGTAPRQVRLAVERGRALLASR
- a CDS encoding sensor histidine kinase, encoding MDKNLNISKPAGPNDFFVPELCQPEALLTTVLLAELLVLVLVLAEPMLPGFDWGRLALTSLFVQWIVLLSSALLCRLRPLLARLQAMWAGAACCALVIGLTLGCTAVADYYDLGGPLPHDGEVNLYLRHALISMIMSALLLRYFYLQSQWRRQEQAELRARIESLQARIRPHFLFNSLNSIASLVVTDSVRAEQAVLDLSDLFRASLARPGTLVSWSEELELAQRYLSIEHYRLGERLQLQWEVDDVPADLPIPQLTLQPLLENALIYGIQPRIEGGLVQISANYIDGVFHLSVSNPYEDGGKPLASRGTQQALANIDARLAALFGPQASLSVERRDGRHYTRLRYPCARLMQEARSL
- a CDS encoding LytR/AlgR family response regulator transcription factor gives rise to the protein MNVLIVDDEPLARERLSRMVAALEGYRVVEPSASNGEEALALVESLKPDVVLLDIRMPGLDGLQAAARLCEREAPPAVIFCTAHDEFAVEAFQVSAVGYLVKPVRPELLEDALRKAERLNRVQLAALTRPAAESGVGPRSHISARTRKGIELIPLDQVIYFIADHKYVTLRHEGGEVLLDEPLKALEDEFGDRFVRIHRNALVSRERIERLQRTPLGHFQLYLKGLNGDALVVSRRHVAGVRKMMNHI
- the hemC gene encoding hydroxymethylbilane synthase, which produces MPREIRIATRKSALALWQAEYVKARLEQAHPGLLVSLVPMVSRGDKLLDAPLAKIGGKGLFVKELETALLEDQADIAVHSMKDVPMDFPEGLGLYCICEREDPRDAFVSNHFDSLDALPQGSVVGTSSLRRQAQLLARRPDLKIQFLRGNVNTRLAKLDAGEYDAIILAAAGLIRLGFEARIRDSIAIEHSLPAGGQGAVGIECRVGDAELQALLAPLNHVETALRVTAERAMNKRLNGGCQVPIACYAILEGEQLWLRGLVGEPDGSSLLRAEQRGGAEDAERLGIEVAEALLALGAGEILQAIYGEAAGE
- a CDS encoding uroporphyrinogen-III synthase; translated protein: MSGWRLLLTRPEQECQALAKALASEGVHGACLPLLNIEALPETPEQSALICDLHRYTAVIVVSKPAARFGLDLLDRYWPQPLADQPWFSVGAGTGQILADYGLPVTWPGDGDDSEALLALPELRAALQYALFPRVLIIRGEDGRTLLAEQLRAQGVEVDYLPVYRRVLPGYPVGTLQRLFQVERLNGVAVSSGQGLMHLRQLAADDWPQLAQLPVFVPSPRVAVMARELGASNVVDCRGADTAALLAALRAQASPDL
- a CDS encoding uroporphyrinogen-III C-methyltransferase is translated as MSEATTPKEQEQPAQPALESSPAAGEARPASRGSALAAVALLVGAIGVGVGGWSVWQLRALQTDAQQQSGQLEEARSQTQALSQRTNSLDNRFGQLPTVEELEERRRLVAQLQGDQQLLNQRLETVLGASRQDWRLAEAEHLLRLASLRLSALQDTNSATALVQAADEILRDQDDPAAFAAREQLARSLEALRSTDNPDRTGLFLQLGALREQASQLNSLNPKFVADGGVLGELAADSEPGTWWSHGLQTLSQYFRLDFNADQNIRPLLAGQSLTQVRLALSLALEQAQWAALHGETQVYRQALQQAGEVLDANFNRDNPDSRALRTRVGELVDKPVEVEVPELTQSLNAVQAYIEHKQSARERLKDAPTDEATGNEEGRP